cccgaaaggaagccctcggtcattgcgtccagatggtccaacatcgagcttgcccgcaagttcgatatttgacgacgaaacgccaagggtgcttgagcccgagaggaggaaagtactcatgaccttcctgtagcttcctgaacaaaacctcgggtcacaaccgaggagggaaaggacctggtaagcccctttcacaagatagagaagaggaaggggtaaatcagtcaccccttggccgatggagaaatcttgaacggaaagctccCCGCcaaaaaacccttccagggaatgacggggaagggctaacccaggctctggaaagaagaatgttgctcagacctccctgaagattcttcctattcttgcaggtgccatgctctgcgtttacggggtgaggccgtgttctggaaatacgctccagaagactcgccaggccggccatgctgcgaaaccccaatgggaatcgcagtcgcaatcgccctggcgctcgcgcgatggtaaatcaatgaattgcgcgtgggcgaacgtggaagcgcccatgggcgggcacgcaggaacgcaaacgaaggtgagcgaaggagcacagaaggagggcgagcgtggtaggaagggcgagagatggtggtcggcgagcgataacccataggcgagcaatggatactgcaagaattaagccgacgttcgcgcgaagaaacaccgtaggttcgcgcgatggaacaccgtctgttcgcgcgacggaacaccgtctgtTCGCgggacggaacaccgtaggttcgcgcgacggaacaccctcggtccgcgcgacggaacaccgtcagttcgcgcgacggaacaccgtcggtccgcgcgacggaacaccgtccgtccgcgcgatggaagaccgttggttcgcgcgcgggcgaacattggagagcatgagcgcggttccgcatgagcgtaggcgtgcaggcacgtgggcgtgtggccgcgcGGGTGAGTGCAGGcgatcgggagaccgatggcgcgtaggcaggcgatggcgcattgacgagcgatggcgcgttctggcgagcaaTGGCCCATAGGAGAGTGAAGGCgaattggcaagcgatggcgcgttggcgagcggtggtgcgttaacaaaacgctagcgcgcaggtgaagaatcgcgcgggcgcgtaggcgattgccaacgcgagagagactaatgatggttagcgcgcatcgcgctaacagaaggcgcgcaggtgcatcaggaaggtgagcgctgaagcaagctgctaatcaggcgatcctagacggtcagaaaatcgttggcgcccattggtgcgtggcaaagaagggcgcgcagatgtgcgctggcgattgaagaaagctggcgcatagaaggacagaagtaaaggtgagcgatggcgagcaggaggaagatctacggcaagactcagctaccggagatcgtggtccacagcaggcgagcgctagatcgctactgatggtgttcaggggaactgacacgcgtggcgatcgttgacgcgtaggagatcgctgacgagcaggtgaacgttgacgcgtctaaggtcgctggcgagctggtgatcgctggcgagcagaaggcaacgcgtggaagcctgtgcggtGAAGAAGaatccttgacccagacctgaaccgaagttctagatcgcgagggcgaacgtgggcgcgtaacaggaaccaacaggaacagcagagacgatcatcatgagagcgctgacgaacagaagagcgctggcgaacatgagagcgctagcgatcaggaaagcgctgataagcaggagagcgcttgtgcgctaacactgagcaggagagaacacagcagaagggcgcacaggggaaccctgacacgcaagggaagaacccccgtgggaggtaaccctttgccccgaagggatcgttgtccgacgggagactgatgtccggcggaagaccgttgtctgtccgcctggagactgatgtccgtcggaagaccgttgtccgtcgggaagaacgatgtccgtcgggaagaccgttgcctgcaccaggggcggaagatcaagaagaagaagttgtaggctgcatacggagattcaaaaaggcgcctcttagcacccttatagggagatgggaggcccttacgacgaggcggacggtgagccttgcggcgaaggaggccaacagcaacaacagcagaagaatcctccgaagaggagtctctatgagtgtactctctcgcgaacgaaagagaaacacttcgtagaagagactggtcagtcagtgacctaaaaggagcaatcctccgaagaggggctcctgcagttgcccagccccttgagcaaaactgcaggtgcgaccgctcagcaccaagagcatagtcgcacgaaaaaaaggcaagagaagaaccccccaaaaggggaaaaactcaagcctggacaggaaaaacttccctcggaaggaaagttacccacccaaggaggcaagcctcctgagagttctaaaatgaactggagagctgtcaatcgtcacgggagtacttccagtagaaggagacacgcccctgacgaaaatccaaaggggaggcagcaacagccgaatccccaggcctcaacaagacagctcacaccattgccatattacagaaacgaactagatcggtaactgtgaaaaaaaaataaaacaaaaaacattagtacacattcattcccccgggaaggctccgaagaagAATCcggagggaaaggaaaacaagaattacacaacaggcacgtgccctcacaaccacctacactcacggaaggagagctgtaaccaaaacagaattataacaattataattatgtaactatgtaattatgtaatttaaaaatgaatgaacactaaagaaagaacgaaaaccccgaaaggaatcgttctacaaagctgaaaaattaactaatacaattagattcataaactaattgagacaaaacgtacggcgtagcaacccccccacacgggaaggaagctacaacaggcgtagtaacgtagtaaaatggtgaacaacctcaagagagagagagagaaagaccgaagtcaaactcgatcgcaacccataaaattacaccgtggtggcctaaactgctgagggctccacggagatatcgtacactacacacacaagcacaaatctttgaaaaggaaacttactgatttctatactcaaatatatatacaaacatgaaaaatgtttacatatatattgagtaaaagaaaagtaagtgattaagtaaagacaaaacaaacaatggctgccaagcgaggacaaagacagagacgtccgtctcagtccgagccaaaagtggaagtgggcttcaccggtgtgtgtgtgtgtgtgggggggggggggggggtagctagctgccaaaccccccccgctaactagcgcgggggtaatatacCCTcggtaaattctaatggctcgccatttcagctacgctaaaaggtaaacccaatgtaaatcgcgtggtttgtatttcggttacggaacaaacgatcgtttaatatctgacatctcccttagaAATACAagcgtaaaatgactgtacgctcgagaaaaACTCTAAATAGCaaattgactaagggaaatatactagtaggacaaatatatatttgaaaataatatatttccctacattataaacatacttatgcttagtaagctgAAATTTTAAAACATtcttgcaaaaaaagaaaataaatcacataatgcaagtcatactatgCAGATTATGTAATAGGATTGTGGCGTCATCACTAAGGAACCGACTCGTCAACAAAGTCAACCAAAGAGAGgtttgtgacgtcagcgtacatttggtatatattcaaaatatataataaattaaaagtgtcactatttgtgaaatgtatatttcatagttggtaaatatttgatataaaacatattaaagtcttgttttaaagaaactattttgagaatgactagtttcctcagacgacgttttgctacactaatgccatctattgaccactgcctaaggatgcctgccaatttcccaccaatgaaaacagtcatacactgcaaaaatagtctttctcgtaaaaagtttcttaaaaaaataagatttattgtcaagtaataccaaataaaatatacaattaaaaaatagtgacacttttaagtaagtgatccatttttaatttagtatccattttgaatatataccaaatatacgcTGACGTCACacacttctctttgattgactatgttgacgagtcagttcctggtcgcttagtacctccttcaCCAACTcctcccgcaacatatcttgctattttttgctttcccagcatttgaagaacctcctaattactgtacagtacaaagAGAAGAGAGCTGCAgcaatgcataattttggagtaaatggaaaacatgctcttgtaaacaaataccatcttTTCACGTGTGTGTTTCAATGTCCTGACTAATATTGTACAATTCTATAATAAAATTACATAATGTATGGTTCATAGATAGTACAGTATAtggttagaaattaaagtatacagtatatttaacctttatTTTCCTAGTTCAAAGGTTAATAACCATTTCAGCTTTCTATTCATGTAGGGATGAAAAAAGTTTCATTTGGGAATCAGTTAGAGAATTAAATACAAGGTTATGACCTGTCTTAGGGCAAGTTAATGACACAGTGTAAGGGGGGTTTGCATGTATGATATCGGTCACATGTGTGTGATGACGCCCGGCTAAGCATACGGCAGGGTAAGGGGGGTTGGGGAGGAGCGTTAGCACCCctgttaggtaaggacacggcttgtaagttaggttaggttaggtggggaagtttagctTAGAGGGTGTTCTTGAGTAGAGGTTTTGCAGAATAACAGACTCAAAAATGggaagcaaattccaattttctatGCATATGGAAGGCACTGGTTGCTGATATACAAAGGAGGCCTAAGACCCCGATAGATATGGTgtcgaccctgactggtgaacgccagactgggcttcgagtcccgctcaaactcgttagttcctttagtcgctgcgacgtcaccatccttgtgagctaaggatgggaggggtttgggggagcacataggtctatgctgagtcatcagcagccattacctggccctccttaggcCTAGGTGGGTTGGAGAGAGgagggagggggcttgggcactgagcaTATGTGtctatagtcaatctctagggcattgttctgcttgctaagacaatgtcactatcccttgtctctgtcattaatGCGCAGCCTTTAAATCATTTTACGATTTCATGAAATCCACTTTTTTAAAAATCTACCTCATAAATGTCTAATTCGTTTTCGAAAAATCTTTAGGTATTTGCCTTTGACTTAATGGAATAAACCCACCAAAATAAATGAGGATTATTCTATTAAGTCATTGAAATAACACCGCCGAAAGTTTGAACTTCAACAAGTTGAACTTGGACCATGTCATAACATTAACGTTGACTTATGAGACACATTCAAACTCAAAAATATCATATAATCTATTATATCAAGAGAAATTATAACTCATATTTTGTGACACATCTTACCTTCTATGAAAAGCAAAAAATAATGTTTGTTACTTGTCTTGCCCATGTGTGTTTAGTGTTATTTCCACTTTGTTTACAAAGGTTGTGATGATGATGTAGTTATATTCTTCATGGTTAGTCAGAAAAGAAATTGGgaaattacattttatttagttTATCTTATCTAAAGATAAAAGTTATTTCTTGTTGCTAAATCTAATAAATTAGAACTTTATTTTAGAACATTTTTATTTACTCTATTTGATATATATGCTCTTTTACGGAATATTCTACTCTactctgtgttatatatatatatatatatatatatatatatatatatatatatatatatatatatatatatatatatatatatatatatatatatatatatatacacacacatatatatatatatatatatatatatatatatatatatatatatatatatatatatatatatatatatatatatatatatatatatatacacacacatatatatatatatatatatatatatatatatatatatatatatatatatatatatatatatatatgtgtgtgtgtgtgtgtgtgtatatatatatatatatatatatatatatatatatatatatatatatatatatatatatatatatatatatacacacaaaattcaATCAATCTGATCATTCTCAAACTTAATCCTTCTCCATGAATGAACTGCTATTAAAACAAGTTcttaccagtgttagggaatggatgactgTTAAACAACACAATCAATTTAAAACAAAACCGATTTTATGGTGACTAAGCAAAAACAGCTTGAGAAACTTGGTCCAGGTACTTTTTCACCTGTTAATGAATATCAATACACAATTCCTTCCATTGTTATGCAGATTAAGCTGTGGGCCTATTTATATGAAATCAGAAAACATTacgttcaacattttttttttttatttaagcaacATACATAAGAAAAATTTTAGGTTAATGTTTTATAGTTCTAGGTATTGTATGCAAAAACTATGTGCATAATACTTGTCCTATTTTTGACCTTGCAAgcacatatatgaataaaaataaaaataaatactgaacatatgtggataaaataaaaatatacacaaaacaGCAGTGCaagaaacttttcattggttgcaaaaaaaaaatatggaacttTTCTTGTTGGTTTTGAACAACCAGCTCATGAAATCTTGACTCAGTGGCAGCCATTGCACACTTCAAATCTTCCACAGACAGCTTGTTTCTTATCCTGCTTTTACTGCAAGTAATGAAAAAAACCCACTTTTGCACGGGTAGGTTGAAGCAAAAGGCAAAAGAACTCAAACTGTCAGATCACTCATTTTTTGGATATGATTCCATCACTGAAGACCAGAAGGAGGTTGACTGGAAAACATTCTTGGCTGTTGATTCATGGATAAGTTCAATTAACTCTTTTTGTGTGTCTTCTAACACATCATCAAACTGACATAAGAACGTATTTTTTATTAGTAATCCTGTATGCTGAGGGCTTAAGTCTGTATAGTACTGGCAAAATTTTTCCTCTAGCTGAGACGTCATAAATTTTCCTATGCTTGCTCTCTTCTTGTACAGGTCCAGTTTATCCATAAATGCATGTTTTGAATCACGGTGGCTAGTCAAGATTGAAGCCTCTCCTTGGAGTCTCATGTTCAACTGGTTGAAAACTGGAAGATTTAAAATGTCCACGAAATAAGCAAGGAAGAGCTCAATGTTCATATTGCATTATCTCCAACAGATAAAAAATTATCTGTACACcatgaaacatttcaacttcctggcgaaagGATAAGTCacactatttctttctttttttttttttttttttttttgtacatcaagaaacatttcaacttcctgacGAAGAGCGAaatcacactattttttttttttggtacatcaagaaacatttcaacttcccgGCGAAGAGAGAagtatcacctttttttttattttttttttttttttacatcaagaaacatttcaacttcctggtgAACCGAGAAGTCACACTTTTTTTTAtggtacatcaagaaacatttcaacttcctgccGAAGGGAGAAGTCacacctttttctttctttttgtacatCAAGAAACAATTCAACTTCCTGGGGAAGGGAGGAGTCacaccttttatttttatttttgtacatcaagaaacatttcaacttcctggcgaagagagaagtcacactTTTCTTTTTGTACATcatgaaacatttcaacttcctggcgaagagagaagtcacacatttttttttctttttgtacatcaagaaacttttcaacttcctggcgaagagagaagtcacattttttttttttgtacatcaagaaacatttcaacttcctggtgAAGAGAGAAGTCACACTTTTCTTtttgtacatcaagaaacatttcaacttcctggcgaagggAGAAGTCACACTTTTCTTTTTGTACATcatgaaacatttcaacttcctggcgaagagagaagtcacacttttctttttgtatatcaagaaacatttcaacttcctggcgaagaaagaagtcacacttttctttttgtacatcaagaaacatttcaacttcctggcgaagaaagaagtcacacttttatttttgtatatcaagaaacatttcaacttactggcgaagagagaagtcacattttttttacatcaagaaacatttcaacttcctggcgaagagagaagtcacactTTTCTTTTTGTATATCAAGAAACAAtgcaacttcctggcgaagagagaagtcacatttttttttttttgtacatcaagaaacatttcaacttcctggcgaagggAGAAGGCAcactttttttttacatcaagaaacaattcaacttcctggcgaagagagaagtcaatttttttttacatcaagaaacatttcaacttcctggcgaagagagaagtcaatattttttttacatcaagaaacatttcaacttcctggcgaagggAGGAGTCACATTTtttgtacatcaagaaacatttcaacttcctggcgaagagagaagtcacatttttttttacatcaagaaacatttcaacttcctggcgaagagagaagtcacatttttttttacatcaagaaacatttcaacttcctggcgaagagagaagtcacaccctttttttacatcaagaaacatttcaacttcctggcgaagagagaagtcaaatttttttttacatcaagaaacaattcaacttcctggcgaagagagaagtcacattttttttattacatcaagaaacatttcaacttcctggcgaagagagaagtcacacttttctttttgtatatcaagaaacatttcaacttcctggcgaagggAGAAGGCAcactttttttttacatcaagaaacaattcaacttcctggcgaagagagaagtcaatttttttttacatcaagaaacatttcaacttcctggcgaagagagaagtcaattttttttttacatcaagaaacatttcaacttcctggcgaagggAGGAGTCACATTTtttgtacatcaagaaacatttcaacttcctggcgaagagagaagtcacatttttttttacatcaagaaacatttcaacttcctggcgaagagagaagtcacatttttttttacatcaagaaacatttcaacttcctggcgaagagagaagtcacaccctttttttacatcaagaaacatttcaacttcctggcgaagagagaagtcaaatttttttttacatcaagaaacaattcaacttcctggcgaagagagaagtcacatttttttttacatcaagaaacatttcaacttcctggcgaagagagaattcacattttttttacatcaagaaacatttcaacttcctggcgaagagagaagtcacactTTTTTTTATGGtgcatcaagaaacatttcaacttcctggcgaagagagaagtcacaccttttttttttctttttgtacatcaagaaacatttcaacttcctggcgaagagagaagtcacaccttttatttttttacatcaagaaacatttcaatttcctggcgaagagagaagtcacacttttttttttttacatcaagaaacatttcaacttcctggcgaagagagaagtcacaccttttatttttttacatcaagaaacatttcaatttcctggcgaagagagaagtcacaccttttattttttttttacatcaagataCATTTCAATTTACTagcgaagagagaagtcacacttttattttttttttttttttacatcaagaaacatttcaatttactggcgaagagagaagtcacacttttatttattttttttttttacatcaagaaacatttcaatttactggcgaagagagaagtcacacttttatttatttttttttttacatcaagaaacatttcaatttactagcgaagagagaagtcacacttttatttattttttttttttacatcaagaaacatttcaatttactggcgaagagagaagtcacacctttttttttttacatcaagaaacatttcaatttcctggcgaagagagaagtcacaccttttttttttttttttttacatcaagaaacatttcaacttcctggcgaagagagaagtcacacttttttttttttgtacatcaagaaacatttcaacttcctggcgaagagagaagtcacactttttttttttctttttgtacatcaagaaacatttcaacttcctggcgaagggAGAAGTCACACTTTTCTTtttgtacatcaagaaacatttcaacttcctggcgaagagagaagtcacttttttttttacatcaagaaacatttcaacttcctggcgaagagagaagtcacttttttttttacatcaagaaacatttcaacttcctggcgaagagagaagtcacattttttttacatcaagaaacatttcaacttcctggcgaagagagaagtcacatttttttttacatcaagaaacatttcaacttcctggcgaagagagaagtcacattttttttacatcaagaaacatttcaacttcctggcgaagagagaagtcacattttttttacatcaagaaacatttcaacttcctggcgaagagagaagtcacattttttttacatcaagaaacatttcaacttcctggcaaagagagaagtcacattttttttacatcaagaaacatttcaacttcctggcgaagagagaagtcacatttttttttacatcaagaaacatttcaacttcctggcaaagagagaagtcacattttttttatggtgcatcaagaaacatttcaacttcctggcgaagagagaagtcacaccttttttttttctttttgtacatcaagaaacatttcaacttcctggcgaagagagaagtcacacttttttttttctttttgtacatcaagaaacatttcaacttcctggcgaagggAGAAGTCACACTTTTCTTtttgtacatcaagaaacatttcaacttcctggcgaagagagaagtcacttttttttttacatcaagaaacatttcaacttcctggcgaagagagaagtcacttttttttttacatcaagaaacatttcaacttcctggcaagagagaagtcacattttttttacatcaagaaacatttcaacttcctggcgaagagagaagtcacatttttttttacatcaagaaacatttcaacttcctggcgaagagagaagtcacattttttttacatcaagaaacatttcaacttcctggcgaagagagaagtcacattttttttacatcaagaaacatttcaacttcctggcgaagagagaagtcacattttttttacatcaagaaacatttcaacttcctggcaaagagagaagtcacattttttttacatcaagaaacatttcaacttcctggcgaagagagaagtcacatttttttttacatcaagaaacatttcaacttcctggcagagagagaagtcacatttttttttacatcaagaaacatttcaacttcctggcgaagagagaagtcacattttttttatggtgcatcaagaaacatttcaacttcctggcgaagagagaagtcacaccttttttttttctttttgtacatcaagaaacatttcaacttcctggcgaagggagaagtcacacttttttttttttttgtacatcaagaaacatttcaacttcctggcgaagagagaagtcacactttttttttttttgtacatcaagaaacatttcaacttcctggcgaagagagaagtcacactTTTTTTTATGGtgcatcaagaaacatttcaacttcctggcgaagagagaagtcacacctttttttttttctttttgtacatcaagaaacatttcaacttcctggcgaagggAGAAGTCACACTTTTCTTtttgtacatcaagaaacatttcaacttcctggcgaagagagaagtcacacctttttttttttttacatcaagaacatttcaacttcctggcgaagggAGGAGTTAACTTTTCTTtttgtacatcaagaaacatttcaactacctggcgaagagagaagtcacacatttttttttttttacatcaagaacatttcaacttcctggcgaagggAGGAGTCACACTTTTCTTtttgtacatcaagaaacatttcaactacctggcgaagagagaagtcacacattttttttttttttacatcaagaacatttcaacttcctggcgaagagagaagtcacattttttttttacatcaagaaacatttcaacttcctggcgaagagagaagtcacatttttttttacatcaagaaacatttcaacttcctggcgaagagagaagtcacattttttttttacatcaagaaacatttca
The sequence above is drawn from the Palaemon carinicauda isolate YSFRI2023 chromosome 40, ASM3689809v2, whole genome shotgun sequence genome and encodes:
- the LOC137631943 gene encoding uncharacterized protein, which translates into the protein MNIELFLAYFVDILNLPVFNQLNMRLQGEASILTSHRDSKHAFMDKLDLYKKRASIGKFMTSQLEEKFCQYYTDLSPQHTGLLIKNTFLCQFDDVLEDTQKELIELIHESTAKNVFQSTSFWSSVMESYPKNE